A window of the Candidatus Eisenbacteria bacterium genome harbors these coding sequences:
- a CDS encoding DUF2079 domain-containing protein, with translation MTTTATSGAIDPRAMRGGGPRLALAAMIAAWSTWSVWLCARKFRYFLYDDVDLGIFTQAVDRLLHGTLFNSIRGMNWLGDHSSLNLFLLAPLHALFPSPLTLLTVQSLALALGAIPCYALARRELGDERLALYVAALYLAYPALGYVSLFEFHPESLAVAPLLAAFLALRTQRPRACLAWSAVSLLAREDVALVVLAMAAYAVLATRGRARRTGAGLAALAVASLAVSFLWLKPHLSSGEAEYGRMYAAWGNSAWDIAGSIVRQPLRALSALISTPGDPFDSRSKLEFLLHLMLPVAFLPLAGGPALLVAVPTLAEHLLSSRGQQHSIVFQYTALMIPAVFVATVLGLRRLSMRDGALARDRAAALLGVALATTLLSQLLFGPVAGRRILLSRGPIERVEPQPLDRALVLHRARMLARIPPDAPVVAGFEYLARLARRDSLHSLHHVVGGRFTYSTRAYPQPVGIVALVADLASPRLTPFLDDSSSVRLARLLALNGLLPVDTANDQLLFLQDATPLPLVTILPLSDSAATVRASFEQRLTLCDSRLWNDRSRAGGTLEFSTDWRRIAPLKESVLVRWQLLDADGAIVHQQIHHLGYLVAPPTAWPEDRVIREWYRLVLPDVLRPGRYTLAMQVGWRRGREATIARLDQPTPGRTDDVLTLGTFEIEATP, from the coding sequence ATGACCACAACCGCGACCTCGGGAGCAATCGATCCGCGCGCAATGCGTGGCGGAGGCCCGCGTTTGGCACTCGCCGCGATGATCGCGGCCTGGAGCACATGGAGCGTGTGGCTCTGCGCCCGAAAGTTTCGCTACTTCCTCTACGACGACGTGGACCTGGGCATCTTCACTCAGGCGGTCGACCGACTGCTGCACGGCACGCTCTTCAACTCGATTCGCGGCATGAACTGGCTCGGGGACCACAGCTCGCTCAATCTGTTCCTCCTCGCGCCGCTCCACGCCCTGTTCCCGAGTCCTCTCACGCTGCTGACGGTTCAGAGCCTGGCACTCGCGCTCGGCGCGATCCCGTGCTACGCGCTGGCGCGCCGCGAGCTCGGCGACGAGCGCCTGGCGCTGTACGTGGCCGCGCTCTACCTGGCCTACCCGGCACTCGGTTACGTTTCGCTCTTCGAGTTTCACCCCGAGTCGCTCGCGGTCGCGCCGCTGCTCGCCGCGTTTCTCGCACTGCGCACGCAGCGTCCTCGCGCCTGCCTCGCATGGTCGGCCGTCTCGCTCCTCGCCCGCGAGGACGTCGCGCTGGTGGTGCTCGCGATGGCCGCGTACGCCGTGCTCGCGACCCGCGGGCGCGCGCGTCGCACGGGCGCCGGCCTCGCCGCTCTCGCAGTGGCGTCTCTCGCGGTGTCGTTCCTGTGGCTCAAGCCACACTTGAGTTCGGGCGAAGCCGAGTACGGGCGCATGTACGCCGCGTGGGGAAACTCGGCATGGGACATCGCCGGCTCGATCGTGCGACAGCCACTGCGAGCGCTGAGTGCTCTGATCTCGACCCCCGGCGATCCGTTCGATTCGCGTTCCAAGCTCGAGTTCCTGCTGCACCTGATGCTGCCGGTCGCGTTCCTGCCGCTCGCCGGCGGGCCGGCGCTGCTGGTGGCGGTGCCGACGCTTGCCGAGCATCTGCTTTCGTCGCGCGGACAGCAGCACTCGATCGTCTTCCAGTACACAGCACTCATGATCCCCGCGGTGTTCGTGGCCACGGTTCTCGGGTTGCGCCGACTCTCGATGCGCGACGGCGCGCTGGCGCGCGATCGCGCGGCCGCACTGCTCGGAGTCGCGCTCGCCACCACGCTGCTCTCCCAGCTCCTGTTCGGCCCGGTGGCGGGCCGCCGGATCCTTCTCTCCCGCGGCCCGATCGAGCGGGTCGAGCCGCAGCCACTCGACCGCGCGCTCGTCCTCCACCGTGCGCGCATGCTGGCGCGCATTCCGCCCGACGCGCCGGTGGTCGCCGGGTTCGAGTACCTTGCGCGCCTGGCGCGCCGCGACTCGCTTCACTCGCTCCATCACGTCGTCGGCGGCCGCTTCACCTATTCGACTCGCGCCTACCCGCAACCCGTCGGCATCGTGGCGCTCGTGGCCGATCTCGCGAGCCCGCGACTCACTCCGTTTCTCGACGATTCGAGTTCGGTCCGACTCGCCCGGCTCCTCGCACTCAACGGGTTGCTCCCGGTCGACACCGCGAACGATCAGCTGCTGTTTCTACAAGACGCCACGCCGCTGCCACTCGTGACCATTCTCCCGCTCTCGGATTCCGCGGCCACGGTACGAGCGAGCTTCGAGCAGCGCCTCACGCTGTGCGATTCACGGCTCTGGAATGATCGCTCACGCGCCGGCGGTACGCTCGAGTTCTCGACCGATTGGCGGCGCATCGCGCCTCTGAAGGAGTCGGTACTGGTGCGCTGGCAGCTGCTCGATGCCGACGGCGCGATCGTTCACCAGCAGATTCACCACCTCGGTTATCTCGTCGCGCCGCCGACGGCCTGGCCTGAGGACCGCGTGATCCGCGAGTGGTATCGACTCGTGCTCCCCGACGTCTTGCGTCCGGGCCGCTACACGCTCGCGATGCAGGTCGGCTGGCGACGCGGGCGCGAAGCCACGATCGCGCGGCTGGATCAGCCGACGCCGGGACGGACGGATGATGTCTTGACGCTCGGAACGTTCGAGATCGAGGCCACACCATGA
- a CDS encoding imidazolonepropionase — MSTDPRDKAVAGRTAYAILHNTSEVVTPDREGRGILRVPKGAVVFRDGKVLEIGPAAELHRRHGEARPLNANGKLVTPGLVDCHTHMIFAGERSAEFQRRLAGESYAAIAAAGGGIRSTVAVTATERADTLEKTLAARLERWRAAGCTTVEVKSGYGLTPEREIRLLELMRGAVQRVPARVQRTALLLHALPADHTGDRESYVRTMADHVLPEILRRELASAVDVFCDPVAFTVDECRRVLTAAKQAGLGIKLHAEQFERSGGVGLAAELGALSADHLEAASEEDWRTLEAANVTGVLLPVAALTLRQHLPEAAMLRRAGARVAIATDFNPGTSPAMSLLECVTLAARQCGFTAEECLMAVTWNAARALGLEALVGHLEPGASGDAVVWECERLEELPYWMPAVRPDTIFIRGADLAFPSLERRVWP, encoded by the coding sequence ATGAGTACCGATCCGCGCGACAAGGCGGTAGCCGGCCGCACGGCGTACGCGATCCTGCACAACACCTCCGAGGTCGTGACGCCCGACCGCGAAGGACGCGGCATCCTGCGGGTGCCAAAGGGTGCCGTGGTGTTCCGAGACGGCAAGGTGCTCGAAATCGGCCCGGCCGCCGAGCTGCATCGTCGGCATGGCGAGGCGCGGCCGCTGAATGCGAACGGAAAACTCGTTACGCCGGGACTCGTCGACTGCCACACTCACATGATCTTCGCGGGCGAACGATCCGCCGAGTTCCAGCGCCGCCTGGCGGGCGAGAGCTACGCCGCGATCGCGGCCGCTGGAGGCGGAATTCGCTCCACGGTGGCCGTGACCGCGACCGAGCGTGCCGACACGCTCGAAAAGACGCTCGCGGCGCGGCTCGAGAGGTGGCGGGCCGCGGGTTGCACCACGGTCGAGGTGAAGAGCGGCTACGGCCTTACTCCCGAGCGCGAGATCCGTCTGCTCGAGCTGATGCGCGGTGCGGTGCAGCGCGTCCCCGCCCGCGTCCAGCGCACCGCCCTGCTGCTGCACGCGCTGCCCGCCGATCACACCGGCGATCGCGAGTCGTACGTGCGCACCATGGCGGATCACGTGCTGCCGGAAATCCTGCGGCGCGAACTCGCGAGTGCCGTCGACGTGTTCTGCGATCCGGTCGCGTTCACGGTCGACGAATGCCGACGGGTGCTCACCGCGGCCAAACAGGCGGGGCTCGGGATCAAGCTGCACGCCGAGCAGTTCGAGCGCAGCGGCGGCGTGGGACTGGCCGCCGAGCTCGGTGCGCTCTCGGCGGATCACCTCGAGGCTGCGAGCGAGGAAGACTGGCGAACCCTCGAAGCGGCCAATGTGACCGGCGTGCTGCTGCCGGTCGCGGCACTCACGCTGCGCCAGCATCTGCCGGAAGCGGCGATGCTGCGCCGCGCGGGGGCACGGGTCGCAATCGCCACCGACTTCAACCCCGGCACCTCACCGGCGATGTCGCTGCTCGAGTGCGTGACGCTCGCCGCGCGTCAGTGCGGCTTCACCGCCGAGGAATGCCTGATGGCGGTGACCTGGAACGCGGCGCGGGCACTCGGACTCGAAGCGCTGGTCGGCCATCTCGAGCCGGGCGCCTCGGGCGATGCGGTGGTGTGGGAGTGCGAGCGTCTCGAAGAGCTGCCCTACTGGATGCCGGCGGTACGCCCCGACACGATCTTCATTCGCGGCGCCGATCTGGCGTTTCCGAGTCTCGAGCGGCGGGTGTGGCCCTAG
- the hutU gene encoding urocanate hydratase, protein MSPTSTARVVRAPRGRTLSCRGWVQEAALRMLMNNLDPEVAERPDDLVVYGGTGRAARSWEAFDRIVAALRSLADDETLLVQSGKPVGVFRTHADAPRVLIANSNLVGRWATWEHFRELEARGLMMFGQMTAGSWIYIGSQGIVQGTFETFAEIADRHFGGTLAGRLVLTAGLGGMGGAQPLAVTMNGGVCLAVEVDPARAARRVETRYCDRVSHSLDEALAWCQEAVAARRPLSVGLVGNAAEIHPRLLERGVIPDVATDQTSAHDPLVGYVPAGLDLARAEALRTAAPDDYVARARASMVTHVKALLGMKARGSRVFDYGNNLRGEAERGGLPHDQAFGYPGFVVEYIRPLFCVGKGPFRWAALSGEASDIAATDAAALDEFPNDARLHRWIPLAQKHVSFQGLPARICWLGYGERHRLGLRFNRMVRDGVLKAPIVIGRDHLDTGSVASPYRETEAMKDGTDAVADWPLLNAMLNVASGASWVSIHHGGGVGIGNSIHSGQVIVCDGSLEADARLERVLTNDPGTGVMRHADAGYPEAIQHALQTGMKLPGIAPPE, encoded by the coding sequence ACCTCGACCGCGCGCGTGGTGCGCGCCCCGCGCGGGCGCACGCTCTCGTGTCGAGGCTGGGTCCAGGAAGCCGCACTTCGGATGCTCATGAACAATCTCGACCCCGAGGTCGCCGAGAGGCCCGACGATCTGGTGGTCTACGGCGGCACCGGTCGCGCGGCCCGCAGCTGGGAGGCGTTCGATCGCATTGTTGCGGCACTGCGGTCGCTGGCCGACGACGAGACGCTGCTGGTTCAGTCGGGCAAGCCGGTCGGAGTGTTTCGTACCCACGCCGATGCACCGCGCGTTCTGATCGCGAACTCGAATCTGGTCGGGCGCTGGGCGACCTGGGAACACTTCCGCGAGCTCGAGGCGCGCGGGCTCATGATGTTCGGGCAGATGACCGCGGGCTCGTGGATCTACATCGGCTCGCAGGGCATCGTTCAGGGTACGTTCGAGACCTTCGCCGAGATCGCCGATCGCCACTTCGGCGGCACGCTGGCCGGCCGCCTGGTGCTGACCGCAGGACTCGGCGGCATGGGAGGGGCTCAACCGCTGGCGGTCACCATGAACGGTGGCGTGTGCCTGGCGGTCGAGGTCGATCCCGCGCGCGCGGCGCGGCGCGTCGAGACACGCTACTGCGATCGCGTGTCGCATTCACTCGATGAAGCGCTGGCGTGGTGTCAGGAGGCGGTCGCCGCGCGGCGACCGCTCAGCGTGGGGCTGGTCGGCAACGCGGCGGAGATCCATCCGCGACTGCTGGAACGCGGCGTGATTCCCGACGTCGCCACCGACCAGACGTCGGCGCACGACCCGCTGGTCGGCTATGTGCCGGCGGGGCTCGATCTCGCGCGCGCCGAGGCGCTGCGCACCGCCGCTCCGGACGACTACGTCGCGCGCGCACGCGCCTCCATGGTGACGCACGTCAAGGCGCTGCTCGGCATGAAGGCGCGCGGTTCGCGTGTGTTCGACTACGGCAACAATCTGCGCGGCGAAGCCGAGCGCGGTGGCCTGCCGCACGATCAGGCATTCGGATATCCGGGTTTCGTGGTCGAGTACATCCGACCCTTGTTCTGCGTCGGCAAGGGGCCGTTCCGCTGGGCCGCGCTGTCGGGCGAGGCGTCCGACATCGCCGCGACTGACGCCGCGGCCCTCGACGAGTTTCCGAACGACGCGCGATTGCATCGCTGGATCCCACTGGCTCAGAAGCACGTGAGCTTCCAGGGCTTACCGGCGCGCATCTGCTGGCTCGGTTACGGCGAGCGGCACCGGCTGGGGCTGCGTTTCAATCGCATGGTGAGAGACGGCGTGCTCAAGGCGCCGATCGTGATCGGGCGCGATCATCTCGACACCGGCTCGGTTGCTTCGCCCTACCGCGAGACCGAGGCCATGAAAGACGGCACCGACGCAGTGGCCGACTGGCCGCTGCTCAATGCGATGCTCAACGTGGCCTCGGGCGCATCGTGGGTGAGCATCCATCACGGCGGCGGCGTCGGAATCGGTAACTCGATCCACTCGGGGCAGGTGATCGTGTGCGACGGCAGCCTCGAGGCCGACGCGCGACTCGAACGCGTGCTCACCAACGACCCCGGCACCGGGGTGATGCGTCACGCGGACGCCGGATACCCGGAAGCGATCCAGCACGCCCTCCAGACCGGCATGAAGCTGCCGGGTATCGCGCCGCCGGAATGA